The Sulfurospirillum halorespirans DSM 13726 genome has a window encoding:
- a CDS encoding aminotransferase class IV: MSCVIKSISPCFETLKAVNGEIEHLSFHQARFDKTRQELYGSTQKIALLKHLNPPKAFTCKVRVEYAQTIYKIEYLPYTPRDFQTFARVEADIDYAYKYCNREALNAHLRDDVDDILFTCNGELKDTSIANIALFIDGEWKTPLHPLLVGTTRARLLSCGELKAEVLDIKSLQKAEKFAIMNALIGFKIIKKVSIKD; this comes from the coding sequence ATGAGCTGTGTGATAAAGTCTATATCCCCGTGTTTTGAGACGCTTAAAGCGGTCAATGGTGAAATTGAGCACCTTTCGTTTCATCAAGCACGCTTTGATAAAACGCGCCAAGAACTCTATGGATCAACGCAGAAAATCGCACTTTTAAAGCATTTAAATCCGCCTAAAGCGTTTACATGTAAAGTGCGTGTCGAATATGCCCAAACGATTTATAAGATTGAGTATCTGCCTTACACACCGCGTGACTTCCAAACTTTTGCACGCGTAGAAGCGGACATAGACTACGCGTATAAGTATTGCAACCGAGAAGCATTGAATGCCCATCTACGCGATGATGTTGATGATATTTTGTTTACATGTAACGGTGAGCTCAAAGATACCAGCATTGCCAATATCGCGCTTTTCATCGATGGCGAGTGGAAAACGCCCCTTCATCCCCTTTTGGTGGGAACCACGCGCGCACGACTGCTCTCGTGTGGCGAATTGAAGGCTGAAGTTTTAGACATCAAAAGCCTCCAAAAAGCAGAGAAATTTGCTATAATGAATGCACTTATAGGGTTTAAAATAATTAAAAAAGTATCTATTAAGGATTGA